Within Motilibacter aurantiacus, the genomic segment GGCCGGCCTGGGCCATCGCCTTCCCCGTGGTCATGGGCCGGTCGGCGAGCGTCGTCAGGTGCGGGTTGAGCCACAGCCGCGCCTGGTGCTCCCCGGGCGCGGGCAGCTCCTCCGCGTCCGGGTAGTCGGTCCCGGCGACCTGCAGGTCCGCGAGCGCCTTCGGCAGCAGGCTCACCGGCTGCCACTGGTACGGCGGGTACGCCCGCACGGTCGCGGTCCCGCACGTGACCGTGACGCCGGGGACCTCCTCGGCGGCTCGCCACTTGGAGGCCTGCGTGGCCCGCCGGGCCACCTTTCGGATCTGCCGGGTGAGCCATGCGTCGAACGCCGGCGCCCACTCCTGCGCGGCGCGCGGGTCGTGCCACACCCGCATGCAGGCGACGGCCGCCGCCTCCAGCGCGTCGGTGTGCAGCGGTGGCCCGCTCTTCAGCGCCCGCAGCACCAGGGGCATGGACCAGACCGTCGGCCCCGGCGCCGTCTCGTCACTCATGCGCGGCCCGCCCCGGCGGTCGAGCGCGGGGCGGGCACCGCGGGCACGCGCGGCAGGTACGTTCCCCCGCGCAGCGCGACCGCGGTGCGCGTGGCGAGCGCGACGTACCCGAGCGTCAAGACGCCCAGCACCAGCCATTGCCACAGCCGCTGGCCGCTCGGGGCCTCGAGGGAGAGCCAGGTGAGGGCGGTCGTCGCGACCGCGGCGTAGGAGAAGCTGAACGACCAGAAGGCGGGTCCGAACGGCGCGGTCCGGTACGCGGCGACCAGCCGCACCTGCACCAACGCCATCAGCACGCCGTAGCCCGCGAGCCCGAGCGCGACCGCGTCCGACCGGGCCCCGTTCAGCGCGAACCATGCGTTGCTCGCCACGAAGGGCGGGGCGACCTCGATCGCCATCGTCGGCAGCAGGGCCGACGGGAGCGCCGGCTGGGTGAACAGCCGCAGCAGCAGGATCGAGCCGAGGACCAGCCAGCAGACGACGCCGTAGCCGAGGAGCAGCCGGCCGAGCGGCTCCATGCCCAGCTGGGCGCAGACCGCCGAGGCGACGAGGCCGCCCGCGACGGTCGGCAGGAAGTAGCCCGGGTGCCACTGCGCCAGCTCGGCGGGGCGCAGGATCCAGCCGCCGGTCAGCCAGCCGCCGAGGCCGACGGTGACGGCGATCGCCGCGAGCGCGATCGCCGTCCCAGCGGTCTCCGCGTGGTCGGCGAGCGCGCCGCCGAGCATGATCGCCGGGATGGCCGCCAGCGAGGTGAACGGCCCCAGGACCGGGGAGTCCAGGTCGGCCCGGAGCCGACGCCGCCGCACGACGTCGACGACGTAGGCGACGAGCGTGCCGGCGTACACCCCGGCAGCCAGAAGCCAGAGCAGGTCCGTGGGCCACCGGGGCAGGCCGAGCCCGGGGGTCGCCGCCTCCCACGCCAGCGCGAGCCCCGCCATGCCGAACGCGGAGCCGAAGAGGTTGGGCGTGACGGCCGACGTCGTCGCGGCCGCGGTGGCCGGGAGCGTCCGGGGACGTTGGCGTAGGGGCATCTGCTCCTCCGGAGCGGGTGGCACGGCGGGACGCGCCCCATGATGTCGTGGGGCAAGGGCTCCGCCGTACCACCGTCCTACGGACGGGTCAGGCCGCCGAGATGGCCCACTTCCAGGTGGCGGTGACCGACTCGTCCTTCATCGGGTGGTACGTCCGCTCCCCCGACAGGGTCGTCGGGTCCTTGGGCAGGTCGACCATGCCAGTGCTCGCTGCGTCCGTGTTGAGCGGCCACATGGTGATCGTGCGCGTGCCGGTGAGCGGGCAGCTCTCGGTCACCTCGATCTCGCGCTCCTTCACCGGCCAGACCTGCGCGGAGTACTGGCCGAGCGGCTCCCACAGCGTGAGCCCGGCCCTGCCGGCGAGCGTCGCCGCGCCGTCGTAGCTGCAGCCGTCGCGGCCGGTTCCGCTGATCGACCAGGCGATGGTGGCGTCGCCGTCGAGTCCGCCCGTCGTGCCGTCCTCCCGCAGGG encodes:
- a CDS encoding peptidyl-tRNA hydrolase; translated protein: MSDETAPGPTVWSMPLVLRALKSGPPLHTDALEAAAVACMRVWHDPRAAQEWAPAFDAWLTRQIRKVARRATQASKWRAAEEVPGVTVTCGTATVRAYPPYQWQPVSLLPKALADLQVAGTDYPDAEELPAPGEHQARLWLNPHLTTLADRPMTTGKAMAQAGHAAMLLWWAMTARAQQGWHEAGYPLAVRPATVEQWQELLADPLVPAVRDAGFTEIPAGSCTFVAVPAGGRSELSGRSLR
- a CDS encoding SLAC1 family transporter, which translates into the protein MPLRQRPRTLPATAAATTSAVTPNLFGSAFGMAGLALAWEAATPGLGLPRWPTDLLWLLAAGVYAGTLVAYVVDVVRRRRLRADLDSPVLGPFTSLAAIPAIMLGGALADHAETAGTAIALAAIAVTVGLGGWLTGGWILRPAELAQWHPGYFLPTVAGGLVASAVCAQLGMEPLGRLLLGYGVVCWLVLGSILLLRLFTQPALPSALLPTMAIEVAPPFVASNAWFALNGARSDAVALGLAGYGVLMALVQVRLVAAYRTAPFGPAFWSFSFSYAAVATTALTWLSLEAPSGQRLWQWLVLGVLTLGYVALATRTAVALRGGTYLPRVPAVPAPRSTAGAGRA